aaaattctttttacaaattgttcgttacatcctcagtaatttttggctaatttggatcgaagcgattcgatgaaattttataggagttatctacctttacaaaataaatttgtcggtatgtttttttaactcataaacagttaagcGTATTACCccggaatgtttttatttgagttccctaggtcctaacttagaaaatgaggtcaaggtcaaaggtcaagttcaagttctcaattgtgacttttgcttgtttttgcattttctctgacactttgagagatacatataaaagaacaagtgcaaaatgtcagctttattataatgaagatatgctacatgtAGTCTTATACAATGAAAttgcatcttataggagttgatgCCCCTGTAATgccttgatatgaggttatttgattataacttcaattaagttcattataaaggcatttgaccttgtacaaaaggtaaggtgacaaatgaccttgaaaaatgactaccggaagtgaccttgagaaaaccggaagtagccttttttgcaattttttcatacaaaagtactcagaatccatatattttgtcatatagatacataaactgattactgaagactaaaaatgacttccaacaaaccggaagtggccaattatctgcCATTCtacatataaaagtatatagaaactatatatttttggaatcagtgtcaaagaagctatcatatgagaccggaagtgatattcatttcaccggaagtagcttattatctcccttacatcacttattaatataattaaaccattatttatcgcatcagtatgaagaaactatcttatcaaaatttctttggtgtggaaagactttcaattgttctctgaacaattggtttttaattaagtctttccacttttctgtggaaagacttattgtttttcttctgattattattatttttttttttttccgccaaattttgttcttgcgataaatgtttgtttcgcaatatgtcgcttagatatttctcatatggtgtcgtatagtttatgcgcttttaaatttcaccctgctaaggcgaaccattttctttgtaagagttatctccctattcactgtttttcatctgtgtgcatctccttcgtaacaaaaaaagatagcgacaaaattctttttacaaattgttcgttacatcctcaagaatttttggctaatttggatcgaagcgattcgatgacattttataggagttatctacctttacaaaataaatttgtcggtatgtttttttaactcataaacagttaaccgtataaccctggaatgtttttatttgaggcccctaggtcctaacttagaaaatgaggtcaaggtcaaaagtcaaggtcaagttctcaattgtgacttttgcttgtttttgcattttctccgacactttaaaagatacatataaaagaacaagtgcaaaatgtctgctttattgttatgAATATATGCTCCATTAAGTCtgatacaatttaatggcatcgtataggagttagtgcccctgaaatgtcttgatatgaggtgatttgattataacttcaactaagtttattataaaggcatttgaccttgtacaaaaggttaggtgacaaatgaccttgaaaaatgactaccggaagtgaccttgagaaaaccggaagtagctttttttgcatttttttcatacaaaagtcctcagaatccatatattttgtcatatagatacataaactgattactgaagcctaaaaatgacttccaataaaccggaagtggccaattatctcccattctacatataaaagtatatagaaactatatatttttggaatcagtgtcaaagAAGCCATCCTATGAGACCGTAAGTGACATtgatttcaccggaagtagcatattatctcccttatttaactcaaaattataatttaaccattatttatcgcatcagtatgaagaaactatcttcttaacaaaatttctttgatgtggaaagactttcaattgttctctgaacaattggtttttaattaagtctttccacttttctgtggaaagacttattgtttttcttctgattattatttttttttttttttttccgccaaattttgttcttgcgataaatgtttgtttcgcaatatgtcgcttagatatttctcatatggtatcgtatagtttatgcgcttttaaatttcaccctgctaagctgaaccattttctttgtaagagttatctccctattcactgtttatcatctgtgtgcatctcctccgtaacaaaaaaagatagcgacaaaattctttttacaaattgttcgtaacatcctcaggaatttttggctcatttggatcgaagcgattcgataaaattttataggagttatctaccttttcaaaataaatttgtcggtatgtttttttaactaataaacagttaaccgtataaccctggaatgtttttatttgagtcccctttGTCCTAaattagaaaatgaggtcaaggtcaaaggtcaaggtcaagttctaaattgtaacttttgcttgtttttgcattttctctgacactttgaaagatatatataaaagaacaagtgcaaaatgtctgctttattgttatgAAGATATGCTATATAAAGTCtgatacaatttaatggcatcttataggagttggtgcccctaatatgtcttgatatgaagttatttgattataacttcaactaagttcattataaaggcatttgacgttgtacaaaaggttaggtgacaaatgaccttgaaaaatgagtactggaagtgaccttgagaaaaccggaagtagccatttttgcaaatatttcatataaaagtacTTAGATtccatatattttgttatatagataCATAAAATGATTACTGAAgtctaaaaatgacttccaacaaaccggaagtagCCAATTATCCttcattctacatacaaaagtatatcgaaactatatatttttggaatcagtgtgaaagaagctatcatatgagaccggaagtgacatttatttcaccggaagtagcatattatctcccttttatcacccaaaaatataattaaaccattatttattgcatcagtatgaagaaactatcttcttatcaaaatttctttgatgtggaaagactttcaattgttctctgaacaattggtttttaattaagtctttccacttttctgtggaaagacttattgtttttcttctgattattattattttttttttccgccacattctgaaatttttgtttcgcaatatgtcgcttagatattttgtatattgtatcgtatagtttaagacgaacaattttatctgtaagagttatctccctatttactgtttatcatctgtgtgcatctcctttgtaacagaaaaagatagcgacaaaattccttttacaaattgttcgttacatccacttttctgtggaaagacttattgtttttcttctgattattattattttttttttttttccgccaacttttgttcttgcgataaatgtttgtttcgcaatatgtcgcttagatttttttcatattgtatcgtatagtttaagcgcttttaaatttcaccctgctaagccgaaccattttctttgtgagagttatctccctattcactgtttatcatctgtgtgcatcttcttcgtaacaaaaaaagatagcgacaaaattctttttacaaattgttcgttacatcctcagtaatttttggcgcatttggatcgaagcgattcgatgaaattttataggagttatgtacctttacggaataaatttgtcggtatgtttttttaactcagaaaccgttaaccgtataaccctggaatgtttttatttgagtcccctgggtcctaacttagaaaattaggtcaaggtcaaaggtcaaggtcatattttagattttcatatgtctttgatttccctataattcttgaatggttatagatacagaaaatttaagcagtgaaaaatgttcagtacttcaaggggcaactttgttacatgatgactgtattggttttaccattatgtaagggacataacacccattgatggtttataaaaagccattattaggcaaaactcttaaacaaaaggtccttgacccatagggtcttttgcaatgacattgtgaagcaattaCCTTGacaaggtcacaaggtcaaaggtcaaggtcatgtacatatgtgatttggggcacgacttgaagaattttatgtgtgtttgccaaccaaccaaccaaccaatcatgatcaatcaataatgatcaatcaacaaatcatgatcatgatcaatcaatcaatcatgatcaatcaaccaatcatgatcatgattaatcaatcaatcaatcatgtttccgtctcatgtgtttaatatagggttcaagatctcctttgtttctttttcgctgtttcaattgaccctttccaacgtgtttaaccaaccaaccaaccaatcaatcaatcaatcaatcaatcaatcaatcaatcaatctgaaaCAACAAGCCCAATCAACcccaaaatttgcagtcagcagggcatacatgtacttaaagttcataaaacaacgtggtgcagatatctctcaagactttttctagagaaaagaaatggcaatgccgtacaaatcgcttgctaggtccgtaaatctcagtgaaatcctacaataaaatgtccgctcctagattgaaatacaaacaggtgctgaaaaatgtacattatcagaaaataatccttaaatgtgttttaaagttacaccgattcaattaaatccaaagcatgcactgctggtgaactgtgatcaaaatgtaaatttcctacaatgacaaaagaaattacattgtgtacattccgtctctatacatgttgtctgttcaacatccccacctaaaaagaaataaaaagttttcgttattataaacccgcgtcacgtgatgtctcctcaatctggcgcgcgcgctggacctaaaataaaataaaaactttccaaactaaacatgaaatttccccggaataatatagaccccttacagaaacaaacaaacaaacaaacaaacaaacaaacaaacaaacacacacacacacacacattacAAACAATCATGTTTCAATGGGggggaaagaccgtttacaattgccttttaaaagcaattgattcaTATTTCAGATTGAATTTGTTTTCACTTGAGGTACAGTTGAAGTGCAACTTAAGTAGACAAAGCCTTTCGAATGTTTTGATTCGACTAGAAAAAGACTGTCAAACTGTTGTTGTTGGGAATAGACATTCCTTTTCATAATGTTCAAATGTATGAAGATTAAATTGGTCTGAACTTaaggtacaaatgatgtataCATCAAGTAGACAAAGCTTGTCGAAAGTTTTGATGGCAATATACattaataaacattatatttcAATGCATGTAGATTAAATTAGTCTATACTTGAGGTATAGTTGATGTGTACCTAAAATATACATATCCTAGATATTGACTGTTGTCACCTCTGGTATGATATTCTGATCACtttacttttttatatgatttgtttgccTCTGACTTTGATTCCATTTGTTCTCTATAGACATATATTGACTTTCTGTTAACCTCTGCTCACTATAATAACACATATGTTGACCTTTGGTACCAAGGCTCACCTACCATGTAAccataaattgtttattttgttacctCTTTTCAACTTACAAGGATATTACACATCTATTTTACTTTAGTTATATCTGATCACTTGTACATATATCGACTATGTTTACCTATTGACGCCTAACAACGACGTGTTGGTCACATTCTACCGATATTCAATATGGTTACCTCTTGTCACCTTCCATATATACTTTCTTGGGTAACCTGTGGTCACATTGCACATCTATTGACTGCATTACAATGATGTTCTGGTCACATTAAACAGATATTCAATTGGTTACCTCTGGTAACCATACAAATATATTGATGTTAGTTACTCCTCGTCATCTTACACATATATTCATTTAGGTTACCTTTGTCACCTTGCATTGATATTGACTATGCCCCCTGGTCATCTTACAATGATGTTTTAGTTATTGTTAGACGTGATAACTAGTgtaacctctggtcaccttacttTCCGATGTTAACGTAAGTTACCCAAATATCATCTATCACAGATATTGATTTCTTTAATTCAGATCACCATACACAGATATTGACTATGGTTACCTCTAGTCACTATATAATGATGTTCTGTTCACTTAACACTTTTATCCcatttggttacctctggtctCTTTACACTGATAATGAATTTATTACATCTACTTGATTGACACAAATATTGAATTTGGGTAGTTCTCGTCACCTAGCACATATTTGGTTCTCTTTGTTGGCTTTATACAAATGTTTACTTTGGTTCCCATTGTTCTCTTAACATATATTGACTTTGGTTACCACTGTTAACAATAATTACACATATATTGACTTTGGATACCGATGCTCACCTaacataaattgtgtattttgttACTTCATgctaggaaatacaagcacgggaatgtGTTCCCTTAGACAGAAATTGATTTTTGATACCTCTAAATACCTTACATTGATGTTCTGGTCACCAGACCcttatatttaatttagtaacctcTGATCAACTTGCAAGGATATTGACTATGTGTACCTCTGGTCAACTTACACCGATGCTCTGGTCACGTTACACAATAAATCAATTTGGCAACCTCTGGTATCCTTACACATGTAGTGACGTTGGATACCTCTTGTCATCTTACACAGATAATTACTTTAGTTACCTCTTGTCATTTGGTTAATAGGAACCAATTCCCTCTCCTATCACTATGATGATCTTCTGATCATGGAACTTCTATgttctgatcaagcaatatctgTGACATTAGCTCCTGTCGCAAGACTATTTAGAATTGCTGTCAAAGTGTTCAGACCAGAGAGATTCAGAATAAAtgacataacattaaaataactaatgattatcaaatgcaatgcttaaactatgcttacatgcatattttacacatgcattatatatacatgtataatattgtttacaaatatcatgatgaaatgtaatgtgtaatttaattaattactttagtaaagtaattgtaatttaattaattacatttccaaaactgtgtaatgtgtaattagtgtaatggaacatttttgcaatgtaatgtgtaatttaattaattacattccaatgtaattgaccccaagtctgtaATAAACCATCATCATTACATATACCCCATTGACTTGCAACTACTGAAAAACGAAATAGTACATCACTTCCAAATAATACAAACATTTGTTTTGGAGATACCACCGTTGTCAACTATATTTTAACCGCTAATTCTTTGAGCCTAAAatccatttattttaaaattgcataaaaatacattttaaactgATCGACCTCTAATCACTATTACTGATATCAATGTTAATTTTGATAGCAATGTCTATGTAAGACTTTGTTATAACAAGTTTGTAAAATTCATACCatcatttataaaaacaacacatcACTTTTCTGCActctaattatttttataaaaggtTTATAAATGACTTTTTATGATACTTCTGAAGATAATTTATAACTACAAATAACACACAAATAATGATAGGATTATCCTTTTCAAAGGTGaactatcatttaaaaaatcatataaagtGTCCGCAACttgtaatttaatatatttctACAGGTACATTTGCGTTCCGTTACATTTTTAATCAATGGAAAAGGATTCCCGCCTTCGTGATATAATAGCCTGATTCGCAAAGGTGATAAATGTACCAAataactttgaataaatgtttacATCTGAATTTTACCGGGGTGAAAGGGTTGTTTTCGAGACAATTACACAGTAGTTAAACTGATTTGAACTATGATTCCATTGAACACAAAACGTATTTCCGTCTTTAATTTCCACTTAATTACCAGATAGTAATTTGAAATAaacgatattttatttttagccacAAATATCCATTAGCGAGAGAGTCGTCATGAAGCTCAATCGCAATCACTTCATGTAACGTActaaacaaattaacatatctatcGGTGATTTGTGCATTTGcctttgatgtgtactctctGATAATGTCAATATCAGTGGACTGGTcgtaatataaaaattatttggtCAGTTCGCAATTGACATGAACGTTTGCACGGATCTACATAACtttgatatacaaaattgctTTGGATATTTGTCGTACGTTTTTTGTTGGTGAATGAAACACTTTTACTTGTTTGGACGTGAAGAAATAGCCTTTTTGACCGATTGGTGTGAagttaaaaattgaacaaaaaatgtttgaaaacccGGATAAACTTATAAAAAGTTTAGGTTATCTGCACAATTATTGATAGGGATCGTTGCTATGCACAATAACGTATAACCaacatattgtccatgctatgctataattcggagtttagtatggcgtccattatcactaaacttgtatagatatttgtttaggggccagatgaaggacgcctccgggtgcgggagtttctcgctgcattgcagacctattggtgactttctgcttttgtctgttctattgtcgggttgtggtcactttgacacattccccattctcaattttattttgatctgagaTTTTATTCCTTCATAGCCTGGTGCCAATAAGTTTTtttgtttcttgagaagtatatCTTTTACCTGTTTAGTAAATATAAAGTGTTACGATTCATATGTATATGTAACACAATGAAAAGAGACCAAAAAGGTACCACAATCGCATGCGATaatctagaaaaaaatgaaatgtacacGTTTTTGACATATTACTTGGACCATCATATACAATtcttataagaagatgtggtttcattgtcaaCATACATGAGTAGACAGATATTCGTAGAACAAAGAACACATAAGTAACCAGATTAGAATATTTACTAACTCCGAAAGAATTAAACACTTAAATAACTTTTTGCCACATGAATTCTGGATCCGAATATGTGACTATTGTAATTAATTTGTTCTCAAAGTCACAGACGGAGTGAGATCTCAATCGTTCCCGTTACCTCTAGCCTATGtggaataaagaaacacacatcAAAACGCACAGTGTATGGGTTTGAACTCACAGGATTGCCAACCACTCAGATACACTCAggaacgaaacgtccatcagTAACGACATCGCACCAGTGGATGAAAACAGACCACAATGATACCAAACTTACAATTTGGTAGATAACagtgaaattaaagaattatattttaaaaacaattgtataGTACGTTTTCCCTATGTGTGTTAAGTTATTTTTTAGGCTGACGCCGACAAATTAAATATCTATTggatatcttttaaaaatatatatttagtacatgttataggttgcactttgtaaatacagctgtttctcaaaacacgcctcttttggggagatcttgaatattcatagaaaattaattttgtttacattctggttcccagttatgctccctgtgttccatctcacagagacataacttgggaaatTCCATGTAAcctgtaaataaacatgtgcatattgtttacattgaaatctgtggtaacctttcattcgaggtaggggtagttaagaaaattagtgttagtttaaactctgagaagttcagggcatataaacgttgaaaatatgccgcacagccctatattttgacctttgaaaacaattgtgatgcatatatactttcaattctaggataagagttttttcaaaacttcatagtaaaagtggtacagtttaagacgtaaaaggagttcctaagggaaattgcattgtcaatatatacagaaatgcaacctataagtAGTGTATAACAATATCCACCATATGTTTATAGGTTTACATAAATGTCCCAGACCATAAGACGGTTTGGACCGTACGCAGAATGAAAACAGACCACAATGATACGTTCCTGATCGTATGCGTATAAACGTGCATTATAGGACGAACTGGAACCATATATGTATTTGGACCGTATGGGTAAATTTTAGACAAACATTTATTGGAATTTACAAAtttatattattacaattagTTAAATGAAGTGAAATATATCATCAGCCCTACATAATAATCTGGAAATATTATATCAACAACTGGTATTATAAGGGTAACAAAGCTACTTTATTCATACTTTTCGACacgtttttattatattttctcattGTATTTTCgacggatttaaaaaaaaaatattgtgtagaTTCTTTTACGGTTTTTGTAGTAAACTTCCTCAATATTGTACAATCTTTTCTTTCGAATTATGTTTACTTCTAATAACTTCAATATTCAAAGTAAAACTGTACCAAAAGGTTTAAACATCAAAGTGAGTCGCCAGGCATCGGGACATAAATCCAAAAGATTCATGAGCCGTTGGAATGAAATTCTGTTTGACTGTTCAATCCAGCTTCTTCAACTGTTACTTTCCTTTACAACcacaaattacaaacaaattgtaaatgaaatatcAGATATCtgatactcttcaacttcgtactttatttggctttttaaaacttattttggatttgagcgtcactgatgagtcttttgtagacgaaacgcgcgtctggcgtatatataaaatttagtcctgatatctatgatgagtttatatcatcaacaatagtaacattTCTCGTGACGATTTAGCAATAATTAAACGTCGACTCGCAGATATTGAACAAATTGGACTATCGaaacataaagaaaaacaaaggaataAATTTCAAAGAGATAAAGTTCACACTGTCCATTTAAATCAGCATATGAATGATATTAATACAACAGACCATAAGATCCctagaaaaagaaaatttaaaagacgGAAACAAAAAACAGAAAGCATTGTTGTAAATTTGTCATCTAAAGAACTTACACGTGCTGAGGAATCTCTTTTAAGTAAAGGTTTAAACTTCTGTCCTATCCCATCAACTGTAAACAACTTTTTAGCTAGACGGAGACCTAGACCAATTCGCTAGACGTTTACGCTTGAAAGATTTTTTCTACAATAGGGGCAAGAAAAACCTTGAAGAAGCCGGATTAACAGATTCAGATACTGACACCAATGAAGAAGTCATGCCCATCCCAAAATTTAGGACAACAAGTTCATGGAAACCACGAAAGAGTAAAAATGATAACTTGGAGTCATTCATTAACTACGTGAGGTCTGATATAAAGTCCTGTATAACAAATACAAGAAATTATAATTTATCCAAGTCAGAAAGTATAGCTTTGAAAGCGTTAAAAGATCAAGAGGATATTGTAATAAAACCTGCCAACAAAGGGGACGCTGTGGTTATCATGAATAAAACAGATTATATAGCAGAGGGGAATCGCCAACTTTCTAACtccatttttataaacaattaaccaCAGATCCAACGCTTAAAACTATTCGAAGGATCAACACCGTCCTTCAAGAGATGTTCGACAATAAGCATATAGACAATGACACCTTTGATTATCTCCGACCTCTTGAGAACGAAGCAAAGGCCGGACGATTCTATATGTtgcctaaaatacataaaatgGGCAATCGAGGTCGACCAATTGTGTCAGCGAATAGTCATCCAACTGAAAAGATATCAGAATTTGTAGACCATCATCTAAGACCTCACGTGAAAGAACTACCCTCATTCATTCAAGATACAACTGATTATCTCAAGAAAATGGAAAACCTCAATCCTTTACCAAGCAATACTATACTTGCATCCATGGACGTGTCTTCTTTATATACCAACATTCCACAAGACGAAGGAATAGCAGCGTGTGAAAATGCATGGACCACTCGTAGTGAAAAAAAGCCTCCTACTGAGTGCCTTGTTACACTTCTGAAACTACTACTGGAGAATAACAACTTCCCTTTCAATGAAAAACACTATCTCCAGATAGACGGTACTAGTATGGGTACAAAAATTGCCCcgtcatatgccaacatatttatgggcCAACTTGAAAAACGCCTCTTGGCTAGTGCTCCATATCAGCCTTTATCATGGTTCCGATTCATGGACGATATTGATTTCAATTGGATAGATTCACAACAACATCTCAATGAATTTCTAGAACAATGTAACTCTTTCcaccattcaataaaatttacatatgaatcaTCTATGGAGAAAATTAACTTCCTCGATACTACGAGTTACATCAAGAACGAAACCATTATAACGAACCTTCATACCAAACGAACGGACAAACATCAATTCCTTTctcctaaaagttgccatcctaaACACTGCTCTCGTGGTATCCCATTGAGCCAGGCATTGCGAATCAAGAGAATATGCTCTACTGAAAATACGAAAAATTCTAGACTTGGACAACTTCGTAAACATCTAGTTGTTCGAGGATACAATAACAAAATCATTGATAGCGCTTTCGAAAGAGCAAACAGAACTAGTCGCCAAGAACTTCTtgagtacaaagataagaataaagcagctaacagaacaccccttgaactcacttaccatcctgattttaaaaatgtgtcatccattgttcagaagcattggaaaattatagaaaataaatttaaatctaaaaaagtGTTCTCATCACCACCAgtcatggccttcagaagacctaaaaatatcagtgacaaattagtgacatctgtattAGCAAAGCAGCCTAATCCTAATCCATCGGccggttgctacaaacaatgtggtcgaaaaattgtttgtgttgtaaatctgccaatacaagcagttctttcatcagctccgttactaaacaaaatt
This sequence is a window from Mytilus edulis chromosome 1, xbMytEdul2.2, whole genome shotgun sequence. Protein-coding genes within it:
- the LOC139492283 gene encoding uncharacterized protein: MGNRGRPIVSANSHPTEKISEFVDHHLRPHVKELPSFIQDTTDYLKKMENLNPLPSNTILASMDVSSLYTNIPQDEGIAACENAWTTRSEKKPPTECLVTLLKLLLENNNFPFNEKHYLQIDGTSMGTKIAPSYANIFMGQLEKRLLASAPYQPLSWFRFMDDIDFNWIDSQQHLNEFLEQCNSFHHSIKFTYESSMEKINFLDTTSYIKNETIITNLHTKRTDKHQFLSPKSCHPKHCSRGIPLSQALRIKRICSTENTKNSRLGQLRKHLVVRGYNNKIIDSAFERANRTSRQELLEYKDKNKAANRTPLELTYHPDFKNVSSIVQKHWKIIENKFKSKKVFSSPPVMAFRRPKNISDKLVTSVLAKQPNPNPSAGCYKQCGRKIKSTPQDTTARRRENFWIHQLHTLEPDGLYEKDKKRYRKDTE